One region of Wyeomyia smithii strain HCP4-BCI-WySm-NY-G18 chromosome 3, ASM2978416v1, whole genome shotgun sequence genomic DNA includes:
- the LOC129727215 gene encoding cell division cycle 5-like protein, with product MPRIMIKGGVWRNTEDEILKAAVMKYGKNQWSRIASLLHRKSAKQCKARWYEWLDPSIKKTEWSREEDEKLLHLAKLMPTQWRTIAPIIGRTAAQCLERYEYLLDQAQRKEEGEDGGMDDPRKLKPGEIDPNPETKPARPDPKDMDEDELEMLSEARARLANTQGKKAKRKAREKQLEEARRLAALQKRRELRAAGIGLGNRKRKIKGIDYNSEIPFEKAPAPGFYDTSEEYVVPIAADFSSLRQQNLDGELRTEKEARERKKDKEKIKQKKENDIPLAMLQNQEPAKKRSKLVLPEPQISDQELQQVVKLGRASEIAKEVASESGVETTDALLADYSITPQVAMTPRTPAPVTDRILQEAQNMMALTHVDTPLKGGANTPLIQSDFSGALPQSQIIATPNTVLATPFRSVRGPDGAATPQSSGFLTPASGALIPLGATPAGQPGATPNFVRDKLNINTEESLAVTETPATYKNYQKQLKSSLKEGLASLPTPRNDYEIVVPEHENDAGMYDGTNGESMVADQADVDAQKRQDLQAREAKELSLRSQVIQRELPRPLDINMTVLRPPNEMHGLTELQRAEELVKQEMVKMLNYDAIRNPIVNPQAPPVKKNPLAQHLAYLEQHPYEDVAENDLEQAKELLREEMGVVKAGMAHGDLSLESYTQVWQECLSQVLYLPSQNRYTRANLASKKDRIESAEKRLEINRKHMAKEAKRCGKIEKKLKILTGGYQARAQALIKQFQDTNEQIEQNNLALSTFKFLASQEDLAIPKRMESLTDDVMRQTEREKSLQKRYAQLLDEFRELARDDRQRPVSLNHAPRVEVSQRNGRPEPEPVEEQIEVPRPVNQQPIEEPQQQQQQDPAEPDVDDAMDCQEDDEERGE from the exons ATGCCGCGAATAATGATAAAGGGTGGTGTTTGGCGAAACACGGAG GATGAAATCCTAAAGGCGGCTGTTATGAAATATGGCAAAAATCAGTGGTCACGAATTGCATCGCTGCTACACCGTAAGTCGGCAAAGCAGTGCAAAGCCCGCTGGTATGAGTGGCTGGATCCGAGCATCAAGAAAACCGAATGGTCCCGCGAGGAGGATGAAAAGTTGTTGCATTTGGCTAAGCTGATGCCAACGCAATGGCGTACTATAGCGCCGATTATTGGACGAACCGCGGCTCAGTGCTTGGAGCGGTACGAGTATCTGCTGGATCAAGCCCAGCGAAAGGAGGAAGGAGAAGATGGAGGAATGGATGATCCACGAAAGCTTAAGCCGGGGGAAATTGATCCAAACCCCGAAACGAAGCCGGCACGGCCTGATCCGAAAGATATGGACGAGGACGAGTTGGAGATGCTGTCCGAAGCTAGGGCACGTCTGGCGAATACGCAGGGTAAAAAGGCCAAGAGAAAAGCTCGCGAGAAACAGCTGGAGGAGGCTAGACGTTTGGCCGCTTTGCAGAAACGGCGAGAGCTGCGGGCAGCCGGTATTGGACTAGGCAACAGAAAGCGCAAAATTAAAGGGATTGATTATAATTCTGAAATCCCGTTCGAAAAAGCACCCGCTCCGGGATTTTACGATACTTCCGAAGAATATGTGGTTCCGATTGCGGCGGATTTCTCAAGCCTTCGTCAGCAAAATTTAGATGGAGAGTTGCGAACCGAGAAAGAGGCTCGTGAACGAAAAAAGGacaaggaaaaaattaagcagaAGAAGGAAAATGACATTCCGCTTGCGATGTTGCAAAATCAGGAACCTGCTAAGAAGCGATCGAAGTTGGTTCTACCAGAACCTCAAATCTCCGATCAGGAGTTGCAGCAGGTGGTCAAATTAGGACGCGCCAGCGAAATAGCGAAAGAAGTTGCTTCCGAATCCGGTGTGGAAACGACGGACGCTCTGCTGGCTGATTACAGTATAACACCACAGGTGGCAATGACACCCCGAACTCCAGCACCGGTTACTGATCGAATTCTACAGGAAGCTCAAAACATGATGGCTCTCACTCATGTGGATACTCCACTAAAGGGAGGTGCCAACACACCGCTCATCCAGTCCGATTTCTCTGGAGCACTTCCACAGAGTCAAATCATAGCCACACCAAACACGGTGCTGGCGACACCTTTCCGTTCCGTTCGTGGTCCGGATGGAGCGGCAACACCCCAGTCTAGTGGATTTCTGACGCCAGCATCCGGTGCTCTTATACCACTTGGAGCTACTCCGGCAGGACAACCGGGAGCGACCCCGAACTTCGTTCGCGATAAACTCAACATAAACACGGAGGAATCGTTGGCCGTCACGGAGACTCCTGCAACCtacaaaaattatcaaaaacagTTGAAATCATCTTTAAAGGAGGGTCTGGCGTCTCTTCCGACACCGCGAAATGATTACGAAATTGTGGTTCCGGAGCACGAAAATGATGCAGGAATGTATGACGGTACCAATGGAGAAAGCATGGTAGCCGATCAGGCCGATGTTGACGCACAGAAGAGACAGGATTTGCAGGCCCGAGAGGCGAAGGAGTTGTCGCTGCGGTCTCAG gTTATTCAACGCGAACTGCCCCGTCCCTTGGACATCAATATGACTGTACTGCGACCACCTAATGAAATGCATGGTTTGACTGAGCTGCAGCGTGCCGAAGAACTGGTTAAGCAAGAGATGGTGAAAATGCTCAACTACGATGCGATTCGTAATCCGATCGTCAATCCGCAGGCTCCGCCTGTTAAGAAAAACCCGCTGGCTCAGCATCTCGCTTATCTGGAGCAACATCCGTACGAGGATGTTGCTGAGAATGATTTGGAGCAGGCGAAAGAACTGTTGCGAGAAGAGATGGGCGTGGTTAAGGCTGGGATGGCTCATGGAGATCTATCGCTTGAAAGTTACACCCAAGTTTGGCAGGAGTGCTTGTCGCAGGTGCTCTATTTGCCAAGTCAGAATCGTTATACCAGAGCTAATCTTGCCAGTAAAAAGGACAGAATTGAATCCGCTGAAAAGCGACTAGAAATCAACCGGAAGCACATGGCGAAGGAAGCGAAGCGTTGCGGTAAAATAGAAAAGAAGCTGAAGATTCTAACTGGAGGATACCAGGCTAGAGCACAGGCACTGATCAAGCAGTTCCAGGATACGAACGAGCAAATCGAACAAAACAATCTGGCTTTGTCCACTTTTAAGTTTTTGGCATCCCAGGAAGACCTAGCGATTCCGAAACGAATGGAATCACTCACGGATGATGTGATGAGACAGACCGAGCGGGAGAAGTCATTGCAGAAGCGGTACGCTCAGTTGCTGGATGAGTTCAGGGAGCTGGCAAGGGATGACCGCCAGAGGCCGGTTTCGTTGAATCATGCTCCAAGGGTGGAGGTTTCGCAGCGAAACGGTCGACCGGAACCGGAGCCAGTCGAGGAACAGATTGAGGTGCCGAGACCGGTTAATCAACAACCGATAGAAGAGccgcagcaacagcagcagcaagatCCGGCAGAGCCAGACGTCGATGATGCCATGGACTGTCAGGAAGATGACGAGGAACGGGGAGAATAA